A genome region from Glycine max cultivar Williams 82 chromosome 5, Glycine_max_v4.0, whole genome shotgun sequence includes the following:
- the LOC100789887 gene encoding uncharacterized protein, with amino-acid sequence MAEIQPPEGQINGAVGTLILHSSEPSIGSKRQRRPSVRLGDIGGDQPYDPHARRNPKPWKLAFDSHHHHHHHHRSKDKDPGKPSKTRPLTNLSEFNETLEPCNDREPGNIDTVAIGSWKVKESKKRGSVATKRVRSNWVLRIDDGGGDNGGDEGEGEKYNNGEEDGDDDDGYREFEVENSESPLKEQSPIHSMENLGVDGHRRVFKGREREQHHDGVELSAPSDTDVRDWKCGDRNNENGGGRVRGVEDGVRVWLNGLGLGRYAPVFEVHEVDDEVLPMLTLEDLKDMGISAVGSRRKMYTAIQKLGKGFS; translated from the coding sequence ATGGCAGAGATTCAGCCGCCGGAGGGCCAAATAAACGGTGCCGTGGGAACCCTAATTCTTCACTCCTCGGAGCCTTCCATCGGATCGAAGCGGCAGCGGCGGCCGAGCGTCCGATTGGGCGACATCGGCGGCGACCAGCCCTACGATCCCCACGCCCGCCGCAACCCGAAGCCGTGGAAACTCGCCTTCGAcagtcaccaccaccaccaccaccaccaccgcaGCAAGGACAAGGACCCAGGTAAACCCTCCAAGACTCGTCCTTTAACGAACCTGAGCGAGTTTAACGAAACCCTAGAACCTTGCAACGACCGAGAACCGGGGAACATCGACACCGTCGCAATTGGCAGCTGGAAGGTCAAGGAGTCCAAGAAGAGAGGCTCCGTCGCCACCAAGAGGGTCAGATCGAATTGGGTTTTGCGAATCGACGATGGCGGTGGCGACAACGGTGGCGacgagggagagggagagaagtatAATAACGGGGAAGAAGATGGGGATGACGATGATGGGTATCGGGAATTTGAGGTAGAGAATTCGGAGAGCCCTTTGAAGGAGCAAAGCCCTATTCATAGTATGGAGAATTTGGGGGTTGATGGGCATAGGAGGGTTTTTAAGGGTAGGGAAAGGGAACAGCATCATGATGGGGTTGAGCTATCTGCACCGTCTGATACTGATGTGAGGGATTGGAAGTGTGGGGATAGGAACAATGAGAATGGTGGTGGGAGGGTTAGGGGTGTTGAAGATGGGGTTAGGGTTTGGCTTAATGGATTGGGGTTAGGTCGCTATGCGCCTGTGTTTGAAGTGCATGAGGTGGATGATGAGGTTTTGCCCATGTTGACTCTAGAGGATCTCAAGGATATGGGGATTAGTGCTGTTGGGTCAAGGAGAAAAATGTACACTGCCATTCAGAAGCTTGGAAAGGGCTTCTCCTGA
- the LOC100813103 gene encoding protein BASIC PENTACYSTEINE4: MDDGRQHENGRHKMEYYRGAHSLWNTDSQHQVKEPNALVMNKKIRSIMAERQAAILEIELEAAISEKNEALAARDAAIRQRDEALAQRDNALLERDNALAALQSRNNSVNFPFGGGIQCGSKRMHHSSNHLSNMTEAAYNTKDMIIRDASPVTVIPSEAVNSHQSKRSKENKVINSKASKPPCKVKKMGEDLNRQASSEGTKIRSEWDRQDVGVNLVAFDETIMLVPVCTCTGVPRQCYKWGNGGWQSSCCTTTLSMYPLPQLPNKRHARIGGRKMSGSVFTRLLSRLVSEGHDLSIPLDLKEYWARHGTNRYITIK, from the exons ATGGATGATGGCCGCCAACACGAAAATGGCAGGCATAAGATGGAATACTATAGAGGAGCACATTCCCTG TGGAATACTGATTCCCAGCATCAAGTAAAAGAGCCGAATGCACTAGTTATGAATAAGAAGATTAGGTCCATTATGGCTGAAAGGCAGGCTGCCATTCTAGAAATTGAACTAGAGGCTGCTATATCTGAAAAGAATGAAGCCTTGGCTGCTCGAGATGCAGCCATTCGGCAGAGGGATGAAGCACTTGCTCAGAGGGATAATGCCCTTTTGGAACGAGATAATGCCCTCGCTGCCCTTCAGAGTCGGAATAATTCTGTCAACTTCCCATTTGGCGGTGGAATTCAATGTGGATCGAAACGGATGCACCATTCTTCTAACCATCTATCTAACATGACTGAAGCTGCATACAACACAAAGGATATGATAATAAGAGATGCCTCCCCAGTGACTGTTATACCTTCTGAAGCTGTCAATTCTCATCAATCAAAGAGATCAAAGGAGAACAAGGTAATTAATTCTAAGGCATCAAAGCCACCCTGCAAAGTAAAGAAAATGGGAGAGGATTTAAATAGGCAGGCTTCTTCTGAAGGGACAAAGATCAGATCTGAATGGGATAGGCAGGATGTTGGCGTGAATCTGGTTGCATTTGATGAAACTATCATGCTGGTCCCAGTTTGCACATGTACTGGTGTACCACGACAGTGCTACAAATGGGGGAATGGCGGATGGCAGTCATCTTGTTGTACCACAACATTGTCTATGTATCCGCTACCACAGCTTCCAAACAAGCGCCATGCCCGGATTGGAGGACGAAAGATGAGCGGAAGTGTCTTTACAAGACTTCTCAGTAGGTTGGTGTCTGAAGGCCATGATTTATCTATACCATTGGATCTCAAGGAATACTGGGCAAGACATGGAACAAACCGCTACATCACTATCAAGTAA
- the LOC100789359 gene encoding probable serine/threonine-protein kinase At1g54610 — MGCALGKPADAGDRRRHSTATTSGGHNPAKVREKQKPLHAGELSGVIPAPERRRPRLDSFTASHQGWPPWLMAVAGDAIRDWTPRRANTFEKLAKIGQGTYSNVYKAKDLVSGKIVALKKVRFDNVEAESVKFMAREILVLRRLDHPNVVKLEGLVTSRISSSLYLVFEYMEHDLAGLSAAVGVKFSEPQVKCYMKQLLSGLEHCHSRGVLHRDIKGSNLLIDNEGILKIADFGLATFFDPKKKHPMTSRVVTLWYRPPELLLGSTSYGVGVDLWSAGCILAELLAGKPTMPGRTEVEQLHKIFKLCGSPSDEYWKKYRLPNATLYKPQQPYKRNILETFKDFPSSSLPLIETLLAIDPDDRGTTSAALNSEFFTTEPYACEPSNLPKYPPTKELDIKLRDEEARRQKALSGKTNAVDGARRVRVRERGLAIPGPEANVEIQNNVDRWRVVTHANAKSKSEKFPPPHQDGAVGYPLDDSNKRAVSFGATETSSASTIFDSKSWGSVTSHDAARDKGRKTSKADSQMASSWKFMRSFKLSAIGHSFDLLFRSNSSK, encoded by the exons ATGGGTTGCGCGCTCGGAAAGCCGGCGGACGCCGGTGACCGTCGCCGGCATAGCACTGCGACTACCAGCGGCGGCCATAATCCCGCTAAGGTTCGGGAGAAGCAGAAGCCTCTACACGCCGGCGAACTTTCCGGCGTTATACCGGCACCAGAGCGCCGGAGACCTCGACTTGACTCATTCACTGCGAGCCACCAAGGGTGGCCTCCGTGGCTAATGGCCGTCGCCGGCGACGCCATCCGAGATTGGACTCCTCGTCGTGCCAACACGTTCGAGAAACTTGCTAAG ATTGGGCAAGGGACTTATAGCAATGTGTACAAAGCAAAAGACCTTGTGAGTGGGAAGATAGTGGCTTTGAAGAAGGTTAGATTTGATAATGTGGAGGCAGAGAGTGTGAAGTTCATGGCTAGAGAGATTCTTGTTTTGAGGAGGCTTGATCACCCTAATGTTGTGAAGCTTGAGGGGTTGGTTACTTCCAGAATATCATCGAGTCTTTACTTGGTATTTGAGTACATGGAGCATGATCTTGCTGGTCTTTCAGCTGCTGTTGGTGTCAAATTCTCTGAGCCACAG GTCAAATGCTATATGAAGCAATTGCTATCTGGCCTTGAGCATTGCCACAGCAGAGGTGTTTTGCACCGTGATATTAAGGGTTCCAATCTGCTTATTGACAATGAAGGAATACTTAAAATTGCAGATTTTGGACTGGCAACTTTCTTTGATCCTAAGAAAAAGCATCCCATGACTAGTAGAGTCGTGACCCTTTGGTACCGTCCCCCTGAGCTTCTTCTGGGGTCTACCTCCTATGGTGTTGGCGTTGACCTTTGGAGTGCTGGCTGCATTTTGGCAGAACTACTTGCTGGAAAGCCAACCATGCCTGGCCGAACAGAG GTTGAGCAGCTGcacaaaatatttaagttatGTGGCTCTCCATCTGATGAATACTGGAAGAAATATAGATTGCCAAATGCTACACTCTATAAGCCTCAGCAACCATATAAAAGAAACATTTTAGAAACATTCAAGGATTTTCCATCTTCTTCATTACCTCTGATTGAAACTCTTCTTGCAATAGATCCTGATGATCGTGGCACTACCTCGGCTGCTCTAAATAGTGAA TTCTTTACCACTGAGCCCTATGCTTGTGAACCATCTAATTTACCAAAGTATCCTCCCACCAAAGAATTGGATATAAAACTGAGAGATGAAGAAGCAAGAAG GCAGAAAGCTCTAAGTGGAAAAACTAATGCCGTTGATGGTGCCAGAAGGGTTAGAGTACGCGAGCGAGGTTTGGCCATTCCAGGCCCTGAAGCCAATGTAGAGATCCAAAATAACGTAGAT AGGTGGAGAGTTGTGACCCATGCAAATGCAAAAAGTAAGAGTGAGAAATTTCCACCTCCTCATCAGGATGGAGCTGTTGGATATCCGCTGGATGATTCAAACAAAAGAGCTGTTTCATTTGGAGCCACTGAAACTTCCTCTGCCTCTACCATATTTGATTCAAAATCTTGGGGATCGGTTACAAGTCATGATGCTGCAAGAGACAAAGGGAGGAAAACTAGTAAAGCAGATTCCCAGATGGCATCATCTTGGAAATTTATGCGTTCATTCAAGCTATCAGCAATTGGCCAttcatttgatttattatttagaaGCAATTCAAGCAAATAA